From one Treponema denticola genomic stretch:
- a CDS encoding phage tail tape measure protein codes for MAVTARELLFKIIGDSEQFNKAVEESTNRLDDFKKKTKDANELFGQVSKQAAVASTAIAALGIAAAKMAKDFNEGFGKVQTLIPGAKERVKEFQDEILNLSPAVGKTTKDLTDGLYEVISAFGDSADSAKNLELAAKGATAGGATTKDSIALLSAVTKGYGDTSNIAQKKVSDLAFTTVKLGQTSFPELAASIQRVTSQSNTLKISQEELFSVFSSGTGVIGGAAEVSTKFSALLTEMQKPGDRLAKTFKALGVESGTELIENFGGLQGALKALKSEAEKTGEPISNLFGSAEAGKLALYASGEGAAKFTSDLQAMQQAAGATEQAFKDATTEGPNAFGFQLQQASLNAQAFAVKVGQELIPTLQSLLNPIFKGIEYLKNLNDEQIALIVSAGKILLTITGITAGVFGLAKSVIAVQKAVKAMDKAFKVIGLSNPFVLTIAGAVAAIVAIKELCSWLDRASEKQKEVERQALRSSLSFPKEAESAISLSKAYIELADKTNLTAEEKLKLQKQTEQLIQLSPELAGKLSLEESGYKNNLEVLKNFNAEKIKEIELNLQNAKTAHGNISRIIEDNKKHLDLLKQTNEYKVNAKGDYGYGINDSQIKKEEAALKELIEKEKIFSEEISKNEILLAQLKDSKTALDSETKENPGAGKNEKSAHAKKLETIDAAFKREIEIISNRNIEKTKKDAELKAAEEKYYNNRLNLLEQFHNENLEKGKTFAQSQKEIVGAANESIKTETEKTNAELSRIADEKHKKEIDDINAIAEKTKKAVEDEIALKKELGQIAGKTDKEKERNAELEKTKAYLEKQKELMGEYLNLINSGNEKDKEKAALIKKQVEALGALADEGQESSKKIKKSFAEAAKDIADKISAIGNSVVQVFSSIADAAKASIENKELERKAQTAAKLAEIEREKNETLLELDNELSEMREQKQQEDSEREEQRRNEEYEKRLLSSERNIQELQGQFEAETNLEKLRNLEKQLEAEKKKKAEESARKKEEDEKKKRDKEARLYEISLLNAKSQAEHEFAIARIQTENASGDAAAKAAQQAAKWQKAQGIISMSIKGAEQTALAAVAIARALGGDPSGAIEAPARIAAAVAAGIQAGVIAGQPAPPDYIQQPLPPAPRLIKFAQGGIVMPSSAGTGITLPNGNAGLVAEAGLPELILPINIPNLQNVFKAAGLNQTDNSKSFSYSPSYSIEISQNSEKSLDEALLNVLRSHDRELLNIVETGKQNWFVGD; via the coding sequence ATGGCAGTAACGGCAAGGGAACTTTTATTTAAAATAATAGGCGACTCGGAGCAATTTAATAAGGCTGTAGAAGAAAGCACAAACCGGCTTGATGATTTTAAAAAGAAAACAAAGGACGCTAACGAGCTCTTTGGCCAAGTATCCAAGCAAGCGGCCGTTGCAAGTACGGCAATAGCCGCTTTGGGGATTGCTGCCGCAAAAATGGCTAAAGACTTTAATGAAGGCTTCGGAAAAGTACAAACCCTCATCCCGGGCGCAAAAGAACGGGTAAAAGAATTCCAAGATGAAATTTTAAACCTTTCTCCTGCCGTTGGAAAAACCACAAAAGATTTAACCGATGGTCTTTATGAAGTTATATCCGCTTTCGGTGATTCTGCCGATAGTGCTAAAAACTTGGAGCTTGCTGCAAAGGGCGCCACGGCAGGAGGAGCTACCACTAAAGACTCTATAGCTCTTCTTTCAGCCGTTACAAAAGGTTATGGCGACACATCGAACATAGCTCAAAAAAAAGTTTCAGACCTTGCTTTCACAACAGTAAAATTAGGACAAACCTCTTTCCCGGAACTTGCAGCATCCATTCAACGAGTCACCTCTCAAAGCAATACTTTAAAAATAAGTCAGGAAGAATTGTTTTCCGTGTTTTCATCAGGAACCGGTGTTATAGGAGGAGCTGCAGAAGTTTCTACAAAGTTTTCTGCCCTGCTTACCGAAATGCAAAAGCCGGGGGACAGGCTTGCGAAAACTTTCAAGGCTCTTGGTGTCGAATCGGGAACTGAACTTATCGAAAACTTCGGAGGTCTTCAAGGGGCATTGAAGGCCTTAAAATCCGAAGCCGAAAAAACGGGAGAACCTATAAGCAATCTTTTCGGTTCTGCCGAAGCCGGAAAACTCGCTCTCTATGCTTCAGGGGAAGGTGCTGCCAAATTTACAAGCGACCTTCAAGCCATGCAGCAGGCAGCAGGAGCCACCGAGCAGGCTTTTAAAGATGCCACTACCGAAGGGCCTAACGCCTTCGGCTTTCAACTACAACAAGCAAGCCTGAATGCTCAAGCCTTTGCCGTTAAAGTCGGACAAGAATTGATTCCTACCTTACAATCTCTTTTAAATCCTATTTTTAAAGGCATTGAATACTTAAAAAATTTGAATGATGAACAGATAGCTCTTATAGTTTCAGCCGGAAAAATTTTACTTACTATTACAGGAATTACTGCCGGAGTTTTCGGCCTTGCAAAAAGTGTAATAGCTGTTCAAAAAGCAGTAAAAGCGATGGATAAAGCTTTTAAGGTAATAGGATTAAGTAATCCCTTTGTTTTGACTATTGCCGGTGCTGTTGCTGCAATAGTTGCCATTAAAGAGCTATGTTCTTGGTTAGACCGTGCTTCCGAAAAGCAAAAAGAAGTAGAACGCCAAGCTCTTCGCTCCTCTCTTTCTTTCCCTAAAGAAGCAGAAAGTGCAATCTCTCTTTCAAAAGCATACATAGAACTGGCAGATAAAACAAACTTAACGGCTGAAGAAAAACTAAAACTTCAAAAGCAAACTGAACAGCTTATACAATTATCTCCTGAACTTGCAGGTAAGTTATCATTGGAAGAATCCGGTTATAAAAACAATTTGGAAGTTTTAAAAAATTTCAATGCCGAAAAAATAAAAGAGATCGAACTTAATCTTCAGAATGCAAAAACAGCTCATGGGAATATTTCAAGAATTATAGAGGATAATAAAAAACACCTTGACTTATTAAAACAAACAAATGAATATAAAGTAAATGCAAAAGGTGATTATGGTTATGGTATTAACGATAGCCAAATAAAAAAAGAAGAGGCCGCTTTAAAAGAATTAATTGAAAAAGAAAAAATCTTTTCGGAAGAAATTTCAAAAAATGAGATTTTACTTGCCCAATTAAAAGACAGTAAAACTGCATTGGACTCTGAAACCAAAGAAAACCCGGGTGCCGGCAAAAATGAAAAATCTGCACATGCAAAAAAATTAGAGACCATAGATGCTGCCTTTAAAAGAGAAATAGAAATCATTTCAAATCGCAATATCGAAAAAACTAAAAAAGATGCCGAATTAAAAGCTGCCGAAGAAAAATACTATAACAATAGGCTTAATCTTCTTGAGCAATTTCATAATGAAAATCTGGAAAAAGGTAAAACATTTGCACAATCTCAAAAAGAGATAGTAGGTGCTGCAAATGAAAGTATAAAAACCGAAACAGAAAAAACAAATGCAGAACTGTCCCGTATTGCCGATGAAAAACATAAAAAAGAAATAGACGATATAAATGCAATAGCCGAAAAGACAAAAAAAGCTGTTGAAGATGAAATCGCATTAAAAAAAGAGCTCGGGCAAATTGCCGGCAAAACAGATAAAGAAAAAGAACGCAATGCGGAACTCGAAAAAACTAAAGCTTATTTGGAAAAACAAAAAGAACTCATGGGCGAGTATTTAAACCTTATCAATTCCGGGAATGAAAAGGACAAGGAAAAAGCTGCCCTTATAAAAAAACAGGTTGAAGCGTTAGGGGCTCTTGCTGATGAAGGACAAGAATCAAGTAAAAAAATAAAAAAGTCATTTGCAGAAGCCGCCAAAGACATAGCCGATAAAATTTCTGCAATAGGCAATTCGGTTGTACAAGTTTTTTCTTCAATTGCCGATGCTGCGAAAGCGTCGATTGAAAACAAAGAGCTTGAGCGTAAAGCTCAAACTGCTGCGAAATTAGCCGAAATAGAACGCGAAAAAAATGAAACTCTTTTAGAACTTGATAATGAACTTTCTGAAATGAGAGAACAAAAACAACAGGAAGATTCCGAGAGGGAAGAACAAAGGCGTAATGAAGAATACGAAAAAAGACTTTTATCCTCTGAGAGAAATATTCAGGAACTTCAGGGACAGTTTGAGGCCGAAACAAATCTTGAAAAATTACGCAACCTTGAAAAACAGCTTGAAGCCGAAAAAAAGAAAAAAGCCGAAGAGTCTGCACGCAAAAAAGAAGAGGATGAAAAGAAAAAAAGAGATAAAGAAGCCCGTCTTTATGAGATATCTTTGTTAAATGCAAAATCTCAAGCCGAACATGAATTTGCCATAGCTCGCATTCAAACGGAAAATGCTTCAGGTGATGCAGCTGCAAAGGCCGCTCAGCAGGCAGCCAAATGGCAAAAAGCTCAAGGAATTATAAGCATGTCTATTAAAGGAGCTGAACAAACAGCTCTTGCAGCAGTAGCTATTGCTAGAGCTCTTGGAGGTGATCCATCCGGTGCTATAGAGGCTCCGGCCCGTATTGCAGCGGCTGTTGCTGCAGGTATTCAGGCTGGTGTTATTGCGGGTCAACCTGCACCTCCCGACTATATACAACAGCCCTTGCCGCCGGCCCCGCGGTTAATTAAATTTGCACAAGGCGGTATAGTAATGCCTTCAAGTGCAGGGACAGGGATTACACTGCCTAACGGAAATGCGGGGCTTGTTGCAGAAGCGGGTTTGCCTGAACTCATCCTTCCGATAAATATTCCCAATTTGCAAAATGTATTTAAGGCAGCAGGGCTAAATCAAACAGATAATTCAAAATCATTTAGCTACTCTCCGTCATACAGTATCGAAATAAGTCAAAATAGTGAGAAGTCTTTAGATGAAGCTTTGCTTAATGTTCTTCGCTCTCATGACAGAGAACTTTTAAACATCGTTGAGACCGGTAAACAAAATTGGTTCGTTGGAGATTAA
- a CDS encoding DNA adenine methylase, with protein MKTPLTYYGGKQQLASKIVSLIPEHRIYCEPFIGGAAVFFAKPKSQSEIINDINSEIVNFYEVLQRDFTALQSEVAISLHSRKLHKHAQVIYDNPEMFDRVKRAWAIWMLANMSFNNSMTGGFTHDKQGKLTHSLSMKRDGFKEELAMRIQDVQIECCDALKIIKSRDNKDTFFYLDPPYVGADQGHYDGYTQEDFNALITELSKIEGKFLLSSYRNKSLTVSVKENNWYQIELKINNHPGAASSPSRTKIEVLTANYPIGLVDNEVQLL; from the coding sequence ATGAAAACACCATTGACCTACTATGGAGGCAAACAACAACTTGCGTCCAAGATCGTATCTCTCATTCCTGAGCATAGGATTTACTGTGAACCTTTTATAGGCGGGGCCGCAGTTTTTTTTGCAAAACCTAAATCACAGTCTGAAATCATCAACGATATCAACTCCGAAATCGTTAATTTTTATGAAGTATTACAGAGAGATTTTACAGCCTTGCAATCGGAAGTTGCTATAAGCCTACACAGCCGAAAACTTCATAAACATGCGCAAGTCATCTATGACAACCCTGAAATGTTTGACCGCGTAAAAAGGGCTTGGGCTATATGGATGTTGGCAAATATGTCTTTCAATAACTCTATGACAGGCGGCTTTACCCATGATAAACAAGGTAAGTTGACACACTCATTGTCTATGAAAAGAGATGGTTTTAAGGAAGAACTGGCAATGAGAATTCAGGATGTTCAAATAGAATGTTGTGATGCTTTAAAAATTATTAAATCACGGGACAATAAAGATACATTCTTTTATCTTGATCCGCCGTATGTCGGAGCAGATCAAGGGCATTATGATGGTTATACTCAAGAAGACTTTAATGCCTTAATTACAGAACTTTCAAAAATTGAAGGTAAATTCCTTTTAAGTTCTTACAGAAACAAATCTTTAACAGTATCTGTAAAAGAAAATAACTGGTATCAAATTGAACTTAAAATAAACAATCATCCCGGAGCAGCATCTTCTCCAAGTAGAACTAAAATAGAAGTTCTAACGGCAAACTATCCTATAGGGCTTGTCGATAATGAGGTTCAATTGTTATAG
- a CDS encoding type II toxin-antitoxin system VapC family toxin encodes MSKKIFVDSDVILDILCQREPHYEYAAYVFSLSDTKKLVLYTTSLVFSNVYYILRKLLGIQKSKEALRKLRSLVKVIPIEEKEVDLALNSKFSDFEDALQYYTAMRYGIKILLTRNIKDYKEREIIVQTPKEFISDNKKIKV; translated from the coding sequence ATGAGTAAAAAAATATTTGTTGATTCAGATGTAATTTTAGATATTTTATGCCAACGTGAACCCCATTATGAATATGCTGCTTATGTATTTTCATTGAGTGATACAAAAAAACTTGTTTTATACACAACATCGTTGGTATTTTCAAATGTATATTATATACTTAGAAAGTTATTAGGTATACAAAAATCAAAAGAAGCATTACGGAAACTGAGGTCGCTTGTTAAAGTAATACCGATAGAAGAAAAAGAAGTAGATTTAGCTTTGAATTCAAAGTTCTCAGATTTCGAAGATGCTTTACAATATTATACGGCAATGAGGTATGGAATAAAAATATTATTAACACGAAATATAAAAGATTATAAAGAAAGGGAAATAATAGTACAAACACCTAAAGAATTTATAAGCGATAATAAAAAAATTAAAGTCTAA
- a CDS encoding DUF6364 family protein, whose translation MKTELILKIDKNIAESMRHYAVKNKKSMSKFVEDLFNNSMGINQRIEEISPLVKELSGIIKEQDLENISYMSYLEKKYE comes from the coding sequence ATGAAAACTGAATTGATTTTAAAAATAGATAAAAATATTGCTGAATCGATGAGACATTATGCGGTCAAAAATAAAAAAAGTATGTCAAAATTTGTTGAAGATCTTTTTAATAATTCAATGGGTATAAATCAAAGGATAGAAGAAATATCTCCACTGGTCAAAGAATTGAGCGGCATTATAAAAGAGCAGGATTTAGAAAATATAAGTTATATGAGTTATTTGGAAAAAAAATATGAGTAA